The sequence CAATGTACCCCATTGAATAGCGTAATCTAAGATCTTGCCCGGATTTTTAACATGCACATGAATTTTTACAACTTCAGGTGTTCCTACTACTAGCAGACAATCTCCTCGATCTAATAAATCATGCTTTATTTGCTCAACACGTAAATCCGTTCCCTTTACCAAGAATTCAGTACAATAGGGATAGTCTAAGTTCTCAATTTGCAGGAACTCATGTTTAGCTTCGGTAGACCCGGCATCACCTATTTTTGAAGAACTATCTACTTCGTTGAAAGTTTCTACGATTAGAGTTTCTACGATTAGAGTTTCTCCGGTTAATACTCCAATCCATCCACCTAAAATAACTAGGAATCCCTGCCCCCCGGCATCTACTACCCCCGCCTGCTTAAGTACGGGCAGCATTTCCGGAGTTTTGGCCAAACTTTTAAAGCCCTGTTTCTGGGCCTCCTGAAGAGTCTCTAGTATGGTACCACCATTTTTGGCTATAGCTAAAGCAGCTCTTGCAGTCTCCTTCGAAACTGTAAGAATTGTACCTTCCACAGGTTTCATGACTGCCTTATAGGCTGTGTCAACTCCCGATTGAAGAGCCTGCGCAATTTGAAGAGCATTTGCAGTATTTAGCCCTTCTAAGCCTTTCGCGATACCCCTTAATAGCTGAGACAGTATAACTCCTGAATTTCCACGAGCACCCATTAAAGAGCCCATCGACGCTGCAGATGCAACTTCGCCGATAGACGGGCTATTATTTTTCTCGGCATCCTTCGCCGCAGACTGAATAGTCAAGAACATATTTGTTCCCGTGTCTCCATCCGGTACAGGAAACACATTCAGAGCATCAACATCGTGCTTTTTTAGTTCTAGGGCTTTCGCGCCGGACACCATCATTTGTTTCCATAGTTGTCCGTCAAGAACACTTATTATCTTTGTAGCTGCTGGTCTCAAAACCGTATCCCCCTAATCTTTGCCTACTCTAAAACGCGAACACCTTTTACGTTCACATTCACTTGGGACACGTTTAATCCCGTGAGCTTTTCAGTGGTATAACGAACGCGCTCCATAACACTGGCGGCAACTTCAGAAATCTTAACACCATATCCAACAATGATATAGAGGTCAATAACAACTTCATTGTCTTTAACCGTAACCACCACTCCGCGGGCTAAATTCTCTCGCCCCAACATATCAGCCACACCATCCGTAATTTTACGTGAGGCCATACCGACTAAGCCGTAACACTCAACTGCTGTGGCACCCGCAATCGTGGAAATGACTTCTTCAGAGATTTCAATTTTACCCAAATTATTAATAATTTCTTTTCCCATAAAGGACCCTCCCCTTCCGGTATCGTCCACGTTGAACTTATTCTACCAAGGAAATGAAAAATGTTCAAAGAAAAAGTAAAAAAAAATTTTCACATCCCAGAATTTTTCAAAAAAATTATTTACTTACATCGAAAACAGTACCTTGGTTCAAATTAATAAGCCTTAAAGAATTATTATCCCATGATAACCTGAAATTTCTCCCGGGAAAGCTTGCCAATACGAAGGACTTTTGATAGAATGTATAAGTGTCATTTCGGCTGCAAAGGAGGTTTAGCGCATGGCTAATGTTTGTGCTGTATGCGCCAAAGGAGTAGTCACTGGATTTCAAGTCAGCCACTCTCA comes from Desulfosporosinus meridiei DSM 13257 and encodes:
- a CDS encoding DAK2 domain-containing protein; the encoded protein is MMVSGAKALELKKHDVDALNVFPVPDGDTGTNMFLTIQSAAKDAEKNNSPSIGEVASAASMGSLMGARGNSGVILSQLLRGIAKGLEGLNTANALQIAQALQSGVDTAYKAVMKPVEGTILTVSKETARAALAIAKNGGTILETLQEAQKQGFKSLAKTPEMLPVLKQAGVVDAGGQGFLVILGGWIGVLTGETLIVETLIVETFNEVDSSSKIGDAGSTEAKHEFLQIENLDYPYCTEFLVKGTDLRVEQIKHDLLDRGDCLLVVGTPEVVKIHVHVKNPGKILDYAIQWGTLHQVQIHNMLEQNENMAHSMKEDTDKNGEEIIRETKDEEKVLKEFGVVAVAMGEGIAEVFMSLGVDEVVYGGQTMNPSTEDLSEAVRKVQAKQVFILPNNGNIIMAARQVKDVVQEQQVHVISSKSIPQGISALLSFNGEGDAETNLKNMERGLSSVRSGEVTYAVRDSQYGELTILDGDILGLVEDVIVTTGKSINEVAKATLDKMEWKTHDLVTIFYGEDTKLEDVERLQDWLREENSNIEVEIHPGRQPLYYYIFGVE
- a CDS encoding Asp23/Gls24 family envelope stress response protein; this translates as MGKEIINNLGKIEISEEVISTIAGATAVECYGLVGMASRKITDGVADMLGRENLARGVVVTVKDNEVVIDLYIIVGYGVKISEVAASVMERVRYTTEKLTGLNVSQVNVNVKGVRVLE